In Mesorhizobium shangrilense, the genomic stretch GCGCCGGGTCAGGCCGGCGGCCTCGGCGACGTTGTCCAGGCTGTGCGTCTCGCCCAGTGTCGCGCGAACCGCGTCGAGGGCCTGAGTGAAACGGTCGGCATGAGCGCCTTTTGCCACCGGATGCTCGATGAATTGCGCCTGCCCGCCCTGCCGATGCGGAGAAAGGACAATCTGGCGGGCAAGCCGAAGTGCTGCTTCCGCGCCGTAGCGGGCTCGCACGATGTGGAGACAGCAGTCGAGGCCGGCGGCAACGCCGGCCGAGGTCACGACATCGCCATTGTCGACGTAGAGCACGGCGGCATCGACGGCAATGTCGGGATGGAGCCTCTGCAGTTGCTCGGAATAGGCCCAGTGCGTCGCGGCACGGCGCCCCGAAAGCAGGCCGGCAGCGGCAATGGCAAAGGTGCCGAGACACAGGCCGACAATCAATGCGCCCTGCCGGTGCGCCTGGCGCAGCGCCTCCACCAGCGGCGGCGACGGCGGCTCGTCCAGATGATGCCAGCTTGGGACAATGACGATGTCTGCGCCCTCAAGCCCGTCGAGCCCATGCGGCGCGGCAACCGTCAGTCCGGCTTCGGTATGGATGGGGCCGGCCTTGACCGCACAGATGCGGAAATCGAAGCGCGGCAGGCCAAGTGCTGAGCGGTCCTCACCGAAGACAAGGCACGGCACGGAGAGATGGAACGGGCTGATGCCTTCGAAGGCAAGGACGGCGACGATCGGATTGGTCATCAGGGCACCCAGGGAACTCGTGCCGGGATTGTCCCAATTCTTTCGTATGATGTCAATCAGGCCACTTTCTGGTCTGCTCCACCGCCTCTATCCTCACTCCCATCCAATCAAGCCAGCAGGAAAGGAATTCCCATGTCTGAACCGGTCAAGGCTCCGCGCCGCGCGCTTATCGTCATCGATGTCCAGAACGACTATGACGGCGGCAACCTCGCCATCCAGCATCCGCCGTTCCGCGACAGCGTCGTCAATGTGGCTCGCGCAATGGATGCGGCCACCGAGGCCGGCATCAAGGTGGTCGTCATCAAGCAGTTGGCGCCCGAGACGGCGCCGATCTTCGCCAAGGGCAGCCACGGTGCTGAACTCCACCCGGAAATCGCCAGGCGGCACCGCGACCACTACGTCGAAAAGAACCTGCCTTCCGCCTTCACGGGCACGGACCTGGAAGAGTGGCTGCGCGCCAATGCCATCGATACGATCGCTGTCGTCGGCTACATGACACATAATTGCGACCTGTCGACCATCATCCACGCCGTGCATATGGGCTTCGCGGTCGAGTTCCTGTCCGATGCGACCGGCGCGCTGCCCTATGCCAACAGCGCCGGCTATGCGTCAGCCGAAGAGATCCACCGTGTCGTGACCGTTATCCTGCAGTCGCGCTTCGCGGCGGTGCTCAAGACCGCCGAATGGGTCGAGTGCCTGAAGACCGGCGCCTTGCCGGAGCGCGACACAATCTATGCGTCCAACCAGCGCGCGCTGGCGCGGAACGCCGCCTAAGCACTTTCTCCGCGTGGGATAAAAAAGGCGCTGCAGCGATGCGGCGCCTTTTTTTGAGATCAGCAAAGCCACCCGCGCGGGGGGATAGGCTTGGGCATTACCTTCGCGTCCGATTTTAAAATTTCACAAGCAGACCTGTCATGAAGTGAATATTCTTCCCGTCTGATTATTATGAAGGACAAAAGAAGGCGAAGGTAATTTTTTGAGAAGAAATGTGATCCATTTCACATACATAACTCTCGACTTGCAAAAGATGCATAGTTGGCATTTAATGGAAGTGCGATTGGTAGACGCTGAGGCTAGCAATTGAAATCGCGGGTTGTACAAACTGTGTTTGCTGCCGCTATCGCGTGTATAGCGGCAATTTCACCTTGGCCAGCTTTTGCTCAAGTTCCGCCGCATGCTCCAGGTACGGTTTGTTATACACCATACTTCTGGTGCTGGGCGCAGCCGCCTGGGCCGCCTGGATATCCGTGTGGGTGCCCGGGGCAATATGGTTATGTGCCAGGCACGCTTGGATAACCTCGGAGGTGGGTCGTGCCGGAGCGTGTTGAAACAGACGACGCAATCATCCAGGGGTGGTTAAACGATGCTCGGCTCATTTCGATATATGCGGCGCAGGCTGGAGTCATCAAAGACAATGAGCTTAATGTTTCTATTGGAGCCGTCGATCAACTGGCTGAGAAAAAATTAGGTGCACCGGAGGTTGAAGGCCTTCGACTTCAATTAAACAAGGCGCTGGAGTCTGTGCCATTTTCTACCTTGGTAGCATTGCGAAATGGCTGGAGGCCTGGCGACACTAAGCAGAGCCAGAAGAAACTGATATTTCTTCTCATCTTTTCAGTCACAATCATGGTTCTTGCAGGCCATCTTTCTCAGATATACAACACTGGTGTAAGCCTTTTATCTGAAATACGTGTATTATCCGTCTCCCATCCTGACAGGCGATTCGGTCAGCTTTCGCGGCAACTATTGGCTGCCCGCAAGGAGATTGCAAATTCGGCTTCGAAAAGCGGGTCTTTGGAGAGCCAATCGCTTGGTCTGCAGGCATATTTTCAGGTTTTCGATGACCTTCGAGAACTTGACTTGGAGTTGTCGCAAATATCTGATCGTGTCGAAAAGTATAGTGATCAAGCCAGCTTTCCAATAATAGGATCAAAGCTCCTGTTATATTACTATTATTCTTTTCAAAGGTATTTAAATATTGCTGATTCTGAAACTTTAATTTGGCTGCAAAAGCAGCATCCGACACCTTTGTCCAGTCAAACTTCGGCAAAAAATAGTACGACCTCAATTGGTGCGGTCCCGGTTTCGGCCCTAGCTCAGCCCGTTGTTGCCGTGCTTTCCGAGTTGGGCCTCTACGACCAAAGTCCTTTTTGTGCGCAGAAAATCGATGCAGAAAAGCTCATAAAAGACCAAGTAAGATTCATTGACAATGTTATGCACTATGATTATTTCGCAAATGTTGCCAAAGAGTACTTTTATGCAAATATATATAATAACTGTTTTGAATCAATAAAATATGGTCCATCCTATATCCCAAGCATGGATGATTTTTCTTCGAGTGTAAGTAGCTTGATTGCGCCTTATGCGATGTGGATTCTTCCTGGTTTGTATGGGGCAATTGGCGCAACCATTTTCTATTTGCGTATGATTCTTGACCCTCTCGTCCCGGATCCAAGCAAATCGCGTATTTTCCATCGTATTGTTCTCGGAGCTCTGTCCGGCATGGTTTTAGCCTGGTTTTGGGTTCCGGACACGCGGTTTGGAACGGACCTCGCTAATATTGGATTTAGCTTGTTTGCACTCTGCTTTATATTCGGGTTCAGCCTTGATGTATTCTTTGCCATGCTGGACAGATTTGTGAAGGTTTCCGTCGGAGCCATTGGCCAAATGGGAGCAGATCAGGCGAAGGCCTGATCTGCTGGAGACTATATCGATTTTGTGACTGGTGCCCTGAACTCAGAACAGCCCTTCGATCTGGCCGGCCTCGTTGAGGAAGATCTTTTCCGACGACGGCTTGCTCGGCAGACCGGGCATGGTCATGACCTCGCCGCAGATGATGACGACGAAGCCCGCGCCCGCCGAAAGCCTGACCTCGCGCACCGGCACGGTGTGGCCGGTCGGCGCGCCACGCAGGTTCGGGTCGGTCGAGAAGGAATATTGCGTCTTGGCCATGCACACCGGCAGGTGCCCGTAGCCGGCCTGTTCCCAGGCGTGCAACTGGTCGCGCACCGACTTGTCGGCGATTGCCTCCGAGCCGCGATAGATGCGCTGGACGATGGTGTTGATCTTCTCGAACAGTGGCATGGCATCGGGATAGAGCGGCGCGAACTGCGAGGCGCCGGATTCGGCCAGTGCCACCACCTTGTTGGCGAGTTCCTCGATACCGGCCGAGCCCTTGGCCCAATGCTTGCACAGGATGGCTTCCTCGCCCATCGAGGCGACATAGTCCTTCATCGTCTGGATCTCGGCGTCGGTGTCGGAATAGAAGTGGTTGATGGCGACCACCGCCGGCACGCCGAACTGACGGATGTTCTCGATGTGGCGGCCGAGGTTGGCGCAGCCCTTCTTGACCGCCTCGACGTTTTCCTTGCCGAGGTCTTCCTTCTTGACGCCGCCATTCATCTTCATGGCGCGCACGGTGGCGACGATGACGGTGGCGGCGGGCTTCAACCCGGCCTTGCGGCACTTGATGTCGAAGAACTTCTCCGCACCGAGATCAGCGCCGAAGCCGGCTTCGGTGACGACGTAGTCGGCGAGTTTCAGCGCCGTGGTGGTGGCAACCACCGAGTTGCAGCCATGCGCGATGTTGGCGAAGGGACCGCCATGGACGAAGGCCGGGTTGTTCTCCAGCGTCTGCACCAGGTTGGGCTGCATGGCGTCCTTGAGCAGCACGGCCATGGCGCCGTCGGCCTTGAGGTCGCGAGCATAGACCGCCGACTTGTCGCGGCGATAGGCGACGATGATGTCGCCGAGACGCTTTTCCAGGTCCTTCAGGTCGGTCGAAAGGCACAGGATGGCCATGACCTCCGAGGCGACGGTGATGTCGAAGCCAGCTTCGCGCGGAAAACCGTTGGCGACACCGCCGAGCGAGCAGGTGATCTCGCGCAGCGCCCGGTCGTTCATGTCCATGACGCGACGCCAGACGACGCGGCGGATGTCGATGCCGAGCTCATTGCCCCAGTAGATGTGGTTGTCGATCAGCGCAGAGAGCAGATTGTGCGCCGTGGTGATGGCGTGGAAGTCACCGGTGAAATGGAGGTTCATGTCCT encodes the following:
- a CDS encoding cysteine hydrolase family protein gives rise to the protein MSEPVKAPRRALIVIDVQNDYDGGNLAIQHPPFRDSVVNVARAMDAATEAGIKVVVIKQLAPETAPIFAKGSHGAELHPEIARRHRDHYVEKNLPSAFTGTDLEEWLRANAIDTIAVVGYMTHNCDLSTIIHAVHMGFAVEFLSDATGALPYANSAGYASAEEIHRVVTVILQSRFAAVLKTAEWVECLKTGALPERDTIYASNQRALARNAA
- a CDS encoding formate--tetrahydrofolate ligase, with protein sequence MAEVKSDIEIARGAKKKQIQEIGQKIGIPTEHLLPYGHDKAKISAEFIKSVKGNKDGKLILVTAINPTPAGEGKTTTTVGLGDGLNRIGKKAIVCIREASLGPNFGVKGGAAGGGYAQVVPMEDMNLHFTGDFHAITTAHNLLSALIDNHIYWGNELGIDIRRVVWRRVMDMNDRALREITCSLGGVANGFPREAGFDITVASEVMAILCLSTDLKDLEKRLGDIIVAYRRDKSAVYARDLKADGAMAVLLKDAMQPNLVQTLENNPAFVHGGPFANIAHGCNSVVATTTALKLADYVVTEAGFGADLGAEKFFDIKCRKAGLKPAATVIVATVRAMKMNGGVKKEDLGKENVEAVKKGCANLGRHIENIRQFGVPAVVAINHFYSDTDAEIQTMKDYVASMGEEAILCKHWAKGSAGIEELANKVVALAESGASQFAPLYPDAMPLFEKINTIVQRIYRGSEAIADKSVRDQLHAWEQAGYGHLPVCMAKTQYSFSTDPNLRGAPTGHTVPVREVRLSAGAGFVVIICGEVMTMPGLPSKPSSEKIFLNEAGQIEGLF
- a CDS encoding GlxA family transcriptional regulator, with product MTNPIVAVLAFEGISPFHLSVPCLVFGEDRSALGLPRFDFRICAVKAGPIHTEAGLTVAAPHGLDGLEGADIVIVPSWHHLDEPPSPPLVEALRQAHRQGALIVGLCLGTFAIAAAGLLSGRRAATHWAYSEQLQRLHPDIAVDAAVLYVDNGDVVTSAGVAAGLDCCLHIVRARYGAEAALRLARQIVLSPHRQGGQAQFIEHPVAKGAHADRFTQALDAVRATLGETHSLDNVAEAAGLTRRTFTRRFQKSIGTSFGEWLTSQRIELAQRLLEATEKSMDMVAFEAGFGSATSLRQHFAARLRTSPAQYRREFSRRVDRDERMAHALSS